The DNA window AGTCGAATCGAAACAAATCCCAAAAGTCCGCCAGGACAAACAGGAAGCGGCGCGCTCACCTTCTGGCGGCCGGTCATCCAGCTGCGGATGGTCGGCACCAGCACGGATCCGAGGAGGATCTGGGCCGGGTGGTAGATGAGCAGGGGGACCGAGATGAGCGACAGGCGATCGTAGCCCGCGAACACGATCTTCAGCATGGGGATACCTGCACGCCCGTCAATCAATCGCGGTCACATCCCGcccgtgtgcgtgtgcgtgagcgCGGGCGCGTACCTAGCGTTAGCGACTTGTGCGTGGAGCAGAACACGATGGCCACCGTGTCGGCGGGACTGAATCCCGAGCCGGCCCTGCGGACGACACAAGCGCTCAGACAATGCAGTGCCAGGTGTTTGAAGAAGGTCAGAAATAACGTCCGCGCTCGCTCACCTGCTGGAAAACCCAAACGTAAGCAGCATGAAAGTGAGCTGGATGGAGAAAACTGCAAGGAAACAAGAGGATCACACAACCTTCTCAGACGTCCGGGCATTCGTCATTAACTCCGTGGAGTGAGTCATGTTTTCTCACGCTTCCGACACGCACGTTCTACTAGCTATGGCGACACATTCTGCGTTTATATCATCCATATACATACACTGTTGTAGTGGGCGGTGCCTTAACTTGTGCGACTTCCAACGTGTTGCCATTTTTCTTCCTCATATTCAACATGACAAGCCAAGATCGActgcctaatctttatcttcaactCGAAAACTCTTGCTattctcaaatccaaagcgatgcgaCGCCGCCATCTGTAGGAACccgttagtcattacagtggtttacaaacctgcaTTTCACAGACAAAATGGgggagaccctcttccacgcctacctgttgaaaaacgtacttgaagAATATATACGTTGATGGCAGTAAATGATTGGATTCCTGACAAATATCAACGTCCACGGTAGTCAATGAGCTAACGATCATGTgacacaaaatgtcatttttgattCTGCGACATTGCAACACTGTTCACCTGCGATTTCAATTCGCAGCAAAACTAGTCGCCGACAGTCGGTCACTCGAGAGAGTTCAGTCACGTTTGTTCGCGTCATTCGGACTGCAGCGGGCCTGACAGTTTTCCACTGTTAACGGTCCCCAACCTGTTTTTGGCGCCGCAGACCGGCGTAGAAACATGAATTTACTCACTGATGAGAACGACTACAAGCAGGCTGGTGGGGTCCAGCTCCATGCTGGGGTTGCTGAAGGTGTCGCAGAAGGTGCTGTAGATGATCACCAGGAGGACGGCGCTGCTGACGGTGCCGAACGGAGGTTTCCTGCGCTCCAGAAACTCCCTCAGGAAGCGGCGGCACACCTGCGGGGGCACACCGTGAGCACGCCGCTCGCTCTGCCCACGAGGTTCCGCCGGCGTACCTGACCCAGGGCGAGCGGCACCACCACAGTCATAAAGAGCTGAGAGAAGATGGAGCCAAAGGCCACCGAGGATGAGGAGCCCAGCTGGAggaaacatttcaaaaggtCCCTTTTTACCCATCAATATCTTTAAGGCGAGAAGGCCTTTTCTATATTTGTAtgattgtttttatgaagtgtcATCACACAAACATGTCAGCTGCAACTTACAAAAATCAGCAGCAGCGTCGGTGTCACCACGATACCCTGCGCAAGACAAGAACCCGGTTACACGGCGCTTCACCTCCCTCAAAACGCGCGTCGCGCCACGCCACGCCAATCTTACCAGGAAGCTCCCGAACGCAGAGTTGAAGATGGCGGCCGCCTGGCAACACACGCCCGATCGGTCACCGTGGCAACGACACATTGTTTCTCGCCTGACAGAGCGCGCCTTACCTCGTTACCGCCGACGGCTTTGGTGAGAATGACGGCCGAGGAGACCGGAGGCGGCATGCAGCTCACCGTTTGTAACCTAGGCAACGACACCCCTCGGAGTCAGGATGCTGTGAATGCTAAATGCTACTCTAAAGCGTGCGGCAGCGGTAAAACTATAAATACAAAAGAATATACGTTTGCTGTCGCTCACGGATTTTCAGTGGGTGTGAAACAGATCCCCCATCCCGCCCCGTTCACACACTCCGGCCCCGAATGAGCCTTTCAGGTCAAGTCAACAAAACGTTACCCTCTGAGCAGCCATTGGTCGATGGTGGTCAGCGCCAGCACTCTGACCAGCAGCCAAACGGTCAGCGGGAAGAAGACCAGCGTGAACGACTGAACGAAGAGGTGAAGGCGCACGTGAAGCAACGCGCTGGTCAactcctgcacacacacacacacacacacaatacatttcAATGGCCGGTGATGTTCCCGCATCTCatcatggggggggggcttcaccTCTGTCTTCAGCGAGAGGCCGCTGTTGAAGAAGATCAGCGAGACCGCCACATACGAGACGGTGATCTCGGGCTTCAGCGGTCCTGATCgggcgaacacacacacagtttgagGGGAAAGTGGTCACTATGGCAACCATGGAAACAAGCAGACATGTCCCGACATTCTTCGAGCAGCAAGGCAACGTGTAACATTCAGTAGCAGGTTATCGCAAGATGTAAAGGTGTCCGTGAACGTCTCATCATCCCGGCTGATAAAACGCCTTTGGCTTTGGCAAATtacaagagagagagaaatggccTCATCTTCACCAAGAGACACTTTCACTGGCTGTGGTCCAAATGTGCGCACTCGTGAgaggcgtgtgcgtgtgtttgtgcagaATGCAACGTGTCACCAAACCTCCCTCGGAAACTTCCGGATCCCACACTCACCTTCCATTTGGAGAGATATGCATAATGTATTCTCCCTGTAGTGATATGTCAGACGAAGGGGTCAAATTTAAACCTGCCTTCGGCGCACGTTACGttaacatttgaaatgatttataatACTAGAGCCCATATTAAAAGGGAACAAAACTGAAATGGGACCATGTCTGCAAGGTGACGTTGAATGTGGTGACATGTTCGCATCCTGGTCTCACCTCCTTTGACACCGAGGCCGGGCTGCACTTTTGCCGACAATATCACCAGCACAATCCCAACGATGAACCATTCCTTCCGAATGCTGGCCAGCAGACCCATATTTCGGCACCGGCCACTTCCGGATCACCCGGCGGGCCGCTGAAACTCCGAACGGCCCGCGGCGAATCTCTTTTGCCGGCCTTCTTGTCCACACAAAGCTCGTTTGAAAAGAGTTCCTACTTGTGATGTCAAGAGTTCCTCAAACGcagcttcctcttcttcttgagATCAT is part of the Phyllopteryx taeniolatus isolate TA_2022b chromosome 23, UOR_Ptae_1.2, whole genome shotgun sequence genome and encodes:
- the slc10a7 gene encoding sodium/bile acid cotransporter 7 isoform X2 — translated: MGLLASIRKEWFIVGIVLVILSAKVQPGLGVKGGPLKPEITVSYVAVSLIFFNSGLSLKTEELTSALLHVRLHLFVQSFTLVFFPLTVWLLVRVLALTTIDQWLLRGLQTVSCMPPPVSSAVILTKAVGGNEAAAIFNSAFGSFLVRLAWRGATRVLREVKRRVTGFLSCAGYRGDTDAAADFSGLLILGGLWLHLLSALYDCGGAARPGSGTPAEPRGQSERRAHGVPPQVCRRFLREFLERRKPPFGTVSSAVLLVIIYSTFCDTFSNPSMELDPTSLLVVVLIIFSIQLTFMLLTFGFSSRAGSGFSPADTVAIVFCSTHKSLTLGIPMLKIVFAGYDRLSLISVPLLIYHPAQILLGSVLVPTIRSWMTGRQKLMKMSSLQPV
- the slc10a7 gene encoding sodium/bile acid cotransporter 7 isoform X1 → MGLLASIRKEWFIVGIVLVILSAKVQPGLGVKGGPLKPEITVSYVAVSLIFFNSGLSLKTEELTSALLHVRLHLFVQSFTLVFFPLTVWLLVRVLALTTIDQWLLRGLQTVSCMPPPVSSAVILTKAVGGNEAAAIFNSAFGSFLVRLAWRGATRVLREVKRRVTGFLSCAGYRGDTDAAADFSGLLILGGLWLHLLSALYDCGGAARPGSGVPPLPEGVSGAQETSVRHRQQRRPPGDHLQHLLRHLQQPQHGAGPHQPACSRSHHFLHPAHFHAAYVWVFQQGRLGIQSRRHGGHRVLLHAQVANARYPHAEDRVRGLRSPVAHLGPPAHLPPGPDPPRIRAGADHPQLDDRPPEADEDVEPAARLTKRANRRAIVCLPVADQRRPPAALLPLAMAKNKTFILLYLTEAKVHVLYLI
- the slc10a7 gene encoding sodium/bile acid cotransporter 7 isoform X3, with the translated sequence MGLLASIRKEWFIVGIVLVILSAKVQPGLGVKGGPLKPEITVSYVAVSLIFFNSGLSLKTEELTSALLHVRLHLFVQSFTLVFFPLTVWLLVRVLALTTIDQWLLRGLQTVSCMPPPVSSAVILTKAVGGNEAAAIFNSAFGSFLVRLAWRGATRVLREVKRRVTGFLSCAGYRGDTDAAADFSGLLILGGLWLHLLSALYDCGGAARPGSGTPAEPRGQSERRAHGVPPQVCRRFLREFLERRKPPFGTVSSAVLLVIIYSTFCDTFSNPSMELDPTSLLVVVLIIFSIQLTFMLLTFGFSSRAGSGFSPADTVAIVFCSTHKSLTLGTRPRSRTRTRAGCDRD
- the slc10a7 gene encoding sodium/bile acid cotransporter 7 isoform X4; protein product: MGLLASIRKEWFIVGIVLVILSAKVQPGLGVKGGPLKPEITVSYVAVSLIFFNSGLSLKTEELTSALLHVRLHLFVQSFTLVFFPLTVWLLVRVLALTTIDQWLLRGLQTVSCMPPPVSSAVILTKAVGGNEAAAIFNSAFGSFLGIVVTPTLLLIFLGSSSSVAFGSIFSQLFMTVVVPLALGQVCRRFLREFLERRKPPFGTVSSAVLLVIIYSTFCDTFSNPSMELDPTSLLVVVLIIFSIQLTFMLLTFGFSSRAGSGFSPADTVAIVFCSTHKSLTLGIPMLKIVFAGYDRLSLISVPLLIYHPAQILLGSVLVPTIRSWMTGRQKLMKMSSLQPV